Proteins from a single region of Chloroflexota bacterium:
- a CDS encoding YIP1 family protein, whose protein sequence is MNDAPQGQLVNRMIRAARLDRELYAEVTADTTATQQATFAVIIAALAAAIGAFIGFQVEPPDPGTFATGDQEADDANFVWLIFTPILSVIAWLAWAGVAWFAGTRLISTDAQDVGFLQVARALGFAQAPGVLNVATFIPGLGVIVQIGVWLWALATSFFAIRESMRLANGQAIATMILGFIPAFIIGVVIGSVLLAGAYAGAAT, encoded by the coding sequence ATGAATGACGCCCCACAAGGCCAGCTCGTCAATCGGATGATCCGCGCGGCGCGGCTCGACCGTGAGCTCTACGCCGAGGTGACGGCAGACACGACGGCCACGCAGCAGGCCACGTTCGCGGTGATCATTGCCGCCCTCGCGGCGGCTATCGGGGCCTTCATCGGCTTTCAGGTTGAGCCGCCGGATCCGGGAACATTTGCCACCGGAGACCAAGAGGCTGACGACGCGAACTTCGTCTGGCTCATCTTCACCCCGATTCTGAGCGTCATCGCCTGGCTCGCCTGGGCCGGGGTCGCGTGGTTCGCCGGAACGCGGCTGATCTCCACAGACGCGCAAGACGTAGGGTTCCTGCAGGTGGCGCGCGCACTAGGATTCGCACAAGCGCCGGGCGTGCTGAACGTCGCAACATTCATCCCGGGCCTTGGAGTCATCGTGCAGATCGGCGTATGGCTCTGGGCGCTGGCCACGAGCTTCTTCGCCATCCGCGAGTCGATGCGCTTGGCGAATGGTCAGGCTATCGCAACCATGATCCTCGGCTTCATTCCGGCCTTCATCATCGGTGTCGTGATTGGGAGCGTCTTGCTCGCGGGAGCGTACGCCGGGGCGGCAACCTAG
- the pckA gene encoding phosphoenolpyruvate carboxykinase (ATP) yields MSDAGDDPRAGSLASLGIKNHGQVFWDLPTSKLYEHAVRAGEGEVAHLGPLVVRTVPHTGRSPNDKLVVRDAERANAVWWGNHNKPFEPERFDGLFGRLRAYMQGRNLYVQNCFAGADPRYRLSVRVINELAWHNLFARNLFIVPTADELAGHEPEFTVIDMPGFQADPDEDGTNSGTFIVVNFAERVIIIGGTAYGGEMKKSIFTILNYLLPQRGVLSMHCSANVGAEGDVALFFGLSGTGKTTLSTDPERPMIGDDEHGWSDTGIFNFEGGCYAKTIRLSAENEPEIYQTTRRFGTVLENLPLDPETRRLDLDSDEITENTRGAYPISHLQNVVPGGMAGHPRNIVLLAADAFGVLPPISRLTTEQAMYHFLLGYTARVAGTERGVTDPQATFSACFGAPFLPLPPPTYAAMLGQRLEQHRPQVWLVNTGWLGGPAGESDRVQLPHTRAMIRAALSGALDGVPDAVEPVFGLRVPATCPDVPGDLLDSRGQWADPARYDAQAVQLAKRMREAFQPFAATVSAEVLAAEPPAGA; encoded by the coding sequence GTGTCGGATGCAGGCGACGACCCTCGAGCGGGATCCCTGGCCTCGCTCGGGATCAAGAATCACGGACAGGTCTTTTGGGATCTCCCCACGAGCAAGCTCTACGAGCACGCCGTGCGCGCCGGCGAAGGCGAAGTCGCGCATCTGGGCCCATTGGTCGTGCGAACCGTTCCCCACACCGGACGGTCGCCAAACGACAAGTTGGTGGTGCGCGACGCCGAGCGCGCGAACGCCGTGTGGTGGGGCAATCACAACAAGCCTTTCGAGCCCGAGCGCTTCGATGGACTCTTCGGGCGTCTCCGCGCCTACATGCAGGGACGGAACCTCTACGTCCAGAACTGCTTCGCCGGCGCCGATCCCCGCTACCGGCTCTCGGTGCGGGTGATCAACGAGCTGGCCTGGCACAACCTCTTTGCGCGCAACCTGTTCATCGTGCCCACCGCCGACGAGCTCGCCGGCCACGAGCCGGAGTTCACCGTCATCGACATGCCCGGCTTTCAGGCCGACCCGGACGAGGATGGCACCAACTCGGGCACGTTCATCGTGGTCAACTTCGCCGAGCGAGTCATCATCATCGGCGGCACGGCCTACGGCGGGGAGATGAAGAAATCCATCTTCACCATCCTCAACTACCTGCTGCCGCAGCGCGGCGTGTTGTCGATGCATTGCTCGGCCAACGTTGGCGCCGAGGGCGACGTGGCGCTGTTCTTCGGACTCTCCGGCACGGGCAAGACCACGCTTTCCACCGACCCCGAGCGGCCGATGATCGGCGACGACGAGCACGGCTGGAGCGACACGGGGATCTTCAATTTCGAGGGCGGCTGCTACGCCAAGACCATTCGCCTGTCCGCCGAAAACGAGCCGGAGATTTACCAGACCACGCGGCGCTTCGGCACGGTGCTGGAGAATCTTCCCCTGGACCCCGAAACGCGCCGGCTCGACCTCGACTCGGACGAGATCACCGAGAACACGCGCGGGGCCTATCCGATCTCGCACTTGCAGAACGTGGTGCCCGGCGGCATGGCCGGACATCCCCGCAATATCGTGCTGCTGGCGGCCGACGCGTTCGGCGTCCTGCCGCCGATTTCACGCTTGACTACCGAGCAGGCGATGTATCACTTCCTGCTTGGCTACACCGCGCGCGTGGCCGGCACCGAGCGCGGGGTCACCGATCCGCAGGCGACCTTCAGCGCCTGCTTCGGCGCGCCGTTCTTGCCGCTGCCGCCGCCGACCTACGCCGCGATGCTGGGCCAGCGGCTCGAGCAGCACCGGCCGCAGGTGTGGCTGGTCAACACCGGCTGGCTGGGCGGCCCCGCCGGTGAGAGCGACCGCGTGCAGTTGCCGCACACCCGGGCCATGATCCGCGCCGCGCTCAGCGGCGCCCTGGACGGCGTGCCGGATGCCGTCGAGCCGGTCTTTGGACTGCGCGTGCCCGCGACGTGCCCCGACGTGCCCGGCGACCTGCTCGACTCACGCGGCCAATGGGCCGACCCGGCGCGCTACGACGCGCAGGCCGTGCAGTTGGCGAAACGCATGCGCGAGGCCTTCCAGCCGTTCGCCGCGACCGTGTCGGCGGAGGTGCTGGCGGCGGAGCCACCGGCCGGCGCCTGA
- a CDS encoding acetoacetate decarboxylase family protein, with product MPIPLSQVDGMPVSSSYFPRPPARYRGMRAQTVLFRADPNRVANLLPECLTPAPDGECAAIGVDAPWSSHYGAFQGIVVAAGCQFEGRAGYYVVVQYLNSRGSIPAGREIWGTPKVWADMRVEQVERVMATTASVGGVEVAAVRSTAHLACDPADLPDLTPMWRLKVIPRADGDGLDVLQLVSGGRQAADTVVHVSRAGDGVVEFRPSPVFDVTALEPREFTGAFYVESDFTEDFGVIDRDFLKEPWEG from the coding sequence ATGCCGATTCCACTGAGTCAGGTCGACGGGATGCCCGTGTCCTCCTCCTACTTTCCGCGTCCACCCGCCCGCTATCGGGGCATGCGCGCGCAGACGGTGCTGTTCCGCGCCGACCCGAACCGCGTGGCCAATCTGCTGCCCGAGTGCCTGACGCCGGCGCCTGACGGCGAATGCGCCGCCATCGGCGTGGACGCCCCGTGGTCGAGTCACTACGGCGCGTTTCAGGGCATCGTCGTGGCGGCTGGATGCCAGTTCGAAGGGCGCGCGGGCTACTACGTCGTCGTGCAGTACCTGAACTCTCGCGGCAGCATCCCGGCGGGCCGCGAGATCTGGGGCACGCCCAAGGTCTGGGCCGACATGCGCGTGGAGCAAGTGGAACGGGTGATGGCCACCACCGCCTCGGTTGGCGGCGTGGAGGTTGCCGCCGTGCGCTCGACGGCGCACCTGGCATGTGATCCGGCCGACTTGCCCGACCTGACGCCGATGTGGCGCCTCAAGGTGATTCCCCGCGCCGACGGCGACGGGCTGGACGTATTGCAGCTCGTATCCGGCGGCCGGCAGGCCGCCGACACGGTGGTCCACGTCAGCCGCGCGGGCGACGGGGTCGTCGAGTTCCGCCCGTCGCCGGTATTCGACGTGACGGCGCTCGAGCCGCGCGAGTTCACCGGCGCCTTCTACGTCGAGTCCGACTTCACCGAGGATTTCGGGGTCATCGATCGGGACTTTCTGAAGGAGCCCTGGGAGGGTTAG
- a CDS encoding aspartate-semialdehyde dehydrogenase, whose product MSAGYAVGVIGATGAVGREFLQVMEERQFPVRELRLWASPRSRGRQIEFNGKPYTVEALEDAVYEGLDFVLISASGDISRAEAPRVAESGALAIDDSSAFRYDDAVPLVVPEVNAEDIAWHQGIVAIPNCSTTPIVQVLAPLHAVNPLRRIIADTYQSVSGAGGRAMEELAEQTSAQARGETPAVDPDVFPHLIASNLIPSIDSPRDDGYSKEEWKVWAESRKIMHIPDLAVSATCVRVPVFRAHAAAVHAEFSEPFDADEARAMLEDVPGVQVVDDLAADQYPMPSDAAGNDTTWVGRIRQDMSHPNGLVFWVVSDNLRKGAATNSIQIAEAAIANHWLKQTQPA is encoded by the coding sequence ATGTCAGCGGGATATGCGGTGGGAGTGATCGGCGCCACGGGCGCCGTGGGCCGCGAGTTCTTGCAGGTGATGGAAGAGCGCCAGTTCCCGGTGCGCGAGCTGCGGCTGTGGGCCAGCCCGCGCAGCCGCGGGCGGCAGATCGAGTTCAACGGCAAGCCGTACACCGTCGAGGCGCTCGAGGACGCGGTGTACGAGGGTCTCGACTTCGTGCTCATATCGGCGTCGGGCGACATCAGCCGCGCCGAGGCCCCGCGCGTGGCAGAGTCCGGCGCGCTGGCCATCGACGACAGCTCGGCGTTTCGCTACGACGACGCGGTGCCGCTGGTGGTGCCGGAGGTCAACGCGGAGGACATCGCCTGGCACCAGGGCATCGTGGCCATTCCCAACTGCTCCACGACGCCGATCGTGCAGGTGCTGGCGCCGCTGCACGCGGTGAACCCGCTGCGGCGCATCATCGCCGACACCTACCAGTCGGTCTCGGGCGCCGGCGGGCGGGCCATGGAAGAGCTGGCCGAGCAGACGTCCGCTCAGGCCCGCGGCGAGACGCCGGCGGTCGACCCGGATGTATTCCCGCACCTGATCGCCTCCAACCTGATTCCGTCCATCGACTCGCCGCGCGACGACGGCTACTCCAAGGAGGAGTGGAAGGTCTGGGCCGAGTCGCGCAAGATCATGCACATTCCCGATCTGGCCGTGTCGGCCACCTGCGTGCGCGTGCCGGTGTTCCGGGCCCATGCGGCGGCCGTCCACGCCGAGTTCAGCGAGCCGTTCGACGCCGACGAGGCGCGCGCGATGCTGGAAGACGTGCCCGGAGTCCAGGTCGTCGACGATCTGGCGGCCGACCAGTACCCCATGCCGTCGGACGCGGCGGGCAACGACACGACGTGGGTGGGCCGGATTCGCCAGGACATGTCGCATCCGAACGGCCTGGTGTTCTGGGTGGTGTCCGACAACCTGCGCAAGGGCGCGGCGACAAACTCGATCCAGATCGCGGAAGCCGCCATCGCGAATCACTGGCTGAAACAGACGCAGCCGGCCTAG
- the dapB gene encoding 4-hydroxy-tetrahydrodipicolinate reductase, protein MFRVAVLGSSGQMGQAVVAAVEGADDLELVARINRVPSPGSAPFFTEFGKAVEAASPEVVVDFSVAEAAADHALEALDAGVSPVIGTTGMSHDQVAAIRERADATGMGAFIAPNFAIGAVLMMQMAAMAAPHLDSVEVIELHHDRKRDAPSGTAARTAELIVRARGGHPAQDAATEAFTLEGVRGGVRGGVRVHSVRLPGLVAHQEVIFGGEGQTLTIRHDSTSRESFMPGVLLAVRQVRGLSGLVIGLEHLLTSSEGEA, encoded by the coding sequence ATGTTTCGAGTAGCCGTGCTTGGTTCCAGCGGCCAAATGGGCCAAGCGGTCGTGGCGGCCGTGGAGGGCGCCGACGACCTGGAGCTTGTCGCCCGGATCAACCGGGTGCCGTCGCCTGGGAGCGCGCCGTTCTTCACGGAGTTCGGCAAGGCCGTTGAGGCGGCATCGCCCGAGGTCGTGGTGGACTTCTCGGTTGCCGAGGCGGCGGCGGACCATGCGCTGGAGGCGCTGGACGCCGGCGTGTCGCCGGTGATCGGCACGACCGGGATGTCGCACGACCAAGTGGCGGCCATTCGCGAACGCGCGGACGCCACGGGCATGGGGGCGTTCATTGCGCCCAACTTCGCCATCGGCGCCGTGCTGATGATGCAGATGGCCGCGATGGCGGCCCCACACCTGGACAGCGTCGAGGTGATCGAGCTGCACCACGACCGGAAGCGCGACGCGCCCTCGGGAACGGCGGCGCGCACGGCGGAGCTGATCGTGCGCGCGCGCGGCGGGCATCCCGCCCAGGACGCCGCCACCGAGGCCTTCACGCTGGAGGGCGTCCGCGGCGGCGTGCGCGGCGGCGTGCGAGTGCACAGCGTGCGACTGCCGGGCCTGGTGGCGCATCAGGAAGTGATATTCGGCGGGGAGGGGCAGACGCTCACGATCCGCCATGACTCGACGAGCCGGGAGTCGTTCATGCCCGGCGTATTGCTGGCCGTTCGACAGGTGCGCGGGTTAAGCGGCCTGGTGATCGGCCTGGAGCACTTGCTCACAAGCTCCGAGGGAGAAGCCTAA
- a CDS encoding polyribonucleotide nucleotidyltransferase: protein MHRVETELGGRTFSLETGELAGQADGAVVARYGDTTLLATVVCSSPRQGLDFFPLQVEFEERAYSIGRIPGSVLRREGRPPLSGILAGRLADRCIRPLFPDGMRNDTQIVLTLLTHDGENEPDVMGIVAASAALMLTGLPYEGPVGALRVGLDGDELVANAPIDPEGGEPELDLVVAGTRDGVVMLEAGAQVVPDDTVVRAINWGQEQLQGLVDIQLQLKDLAGKPARDVDIIKPADELIEAVSERYGSRIQDAARVMDRAERKALLGAVAADAETELGDDHDAARIDDALHDVEAEAVRALILNEGIRPDGRDESALRKLSARVGVLPRIHGTGLFQRGETQVLAVTTLGTPRDVQRIGLTDLEAMAQPKRYIHHYNMPPYASGETGRLGSPKRREVGHGALAERAIAPVLPDLKDFPYTIRVVSEVLSSNGSTSMASTCGSTLSLMDAGVPLKAPVAGISIGLIVGDDGKFVALTDIQGAEDHFGDMDFKVAGTAEGVTAVQVDIKVKHLTPEMIEAAVQRAREARLQILDVMRVSIAEPRDDVGEFAPKITQISIPPDSIGAVIGPGGKMIRRLEAETGASIDIEEDGTVTVGGATREGTDRAVQMIKDLTGEVEIGRTVLGKVTRIMNFGAFVEIVPGKEGLVPINELAEEPVGSVNDVVSEGDDIMVMVVEVDHLGRINLSRRAVLQDLTPAETLATAPPRPGRDGPRGGGRRNGPGGRGGGRPRRPQRGGRRFD from the coding sequence GCATTCCCGGCAGCGTGCTGCGCCGCGAGGGCCGTCCGCCGCTGTCGGGAATCCTTGCCGGCCGCCTCGCGGACCGCTGCATTCGGCCGCTGTTCCCCGATGGGATGCGCAATGACACGCAGATCGTCCTGACGCTGCTGACGCACGACGGGGAGAACGAGCCCGACGTGATGGGCATCGTGGCCGCCTCGGCCGCGTTGATGCTCACCGGGCTGCCTTACGAAGGACCCGTGGGCGCCCTGCGGGTAGGTCTGGACGGTGACGAGCTGGTGGCCAACGCGCCCATCGACCCCGAGGGCGGTGAGCCGGAGCTCGACCTGGTCGTGGCCGGCACGCGCGACGGCGTGGTGATGCTCGAGGCCGGGGCCCAGGTGGTGCCCGACGACACCGTGGTGCGCGCGATCAACTGGGGCCAAGAGCAGCTCCAGGGCCTGGTCGACATCCAGCTGCAACTGAAGGACCTGGCCGGCAAGCCGGCGCGTGACGTGGACATCATCAAGCCCGCCGACGAGCTGATCGAAGCGGTCAGCGAGCGCTACGGGTCCAGGATTCAGGACGCGGCGCGGGTGATGGATCGCGCGGAGCGCAAGGCGCTGCTCGGGGCGGTCGCCGCGGACGCCGAGACCGAGCTTGGCGACGACCACGATGCCGCGAGGATCGACGACGCCTTGCACGACGTGGAGGCAGAGGCGGTGCGCGCGCTGATCCTCAATGAGGGGATTCGCCCGGACGGACGCGACGAATCCGCGCTGCGCAAGCTCTCGGCGCGGGTGGGCGTGCTGCCGCGCATTCACGGCACCGGCCTGTTTCAGCGCGGCGAGACCCAGGTGCTGGCGGTGACCACGCTCGGCACGCCGCGCGACGTGCAGCGCATCGGGCTCACGGACCTGGAAGCCATGGCCCAGCCCAAGCGCTACATCCACCACTACAACATGCCGCCGTATGCCAGCGGCGAAACCGGACGGCTGGGATCGCCGAAGCGCCGCGAGGTTGGCCACGGCGCGCTGGCCGAGCGCGCCATCGCGCCGGTGCTGCCTGACCTGAAAGACTTCCCTTACACCATCCGCGTGGTGTCGGAGGTGCTGTCGTCCAACGGGTCGACCTCGATGGCGTCGACCTGCGGCAGCACGCTGAGCCTGATGGATGCCGGCGTGCCGCTCAAGGCCCCGGTCGCGGGGATCTCGATCGGCCTTATCGTCGGCGACGACGGCAAGTTCGTGGCCCTCACCGACATCCAGGGCGCCGAGGATCACTTCGGCGACATGGACTTCAAGGTGGCGGGCACGGCCGAGGGCGTCACGGCGGTCCAGGTCGACATCAAGGTCAAGCATCTGACCCCCGAGATGATCGAGGCGGCGGTGCAGCGGGCCCGCGAGGCGCGGCTGCAAATCCTGGATGTGATGCGGGTGAGCATTGCCGAACCGCGCGACGACGTGGGCGAGTTCGCGCCCAAGATCACGCAGATCTCGATCCCGCCGGACAGCATCGGCGCGGTGATCGGGCCGGGCGGAAAGATGATCCGCCGCCTGGAGGCCGAGACCGGGGCCAGCATCGACATCGAGGAGGACGGCACGGTGACCGTCGGCGGGGCCACCCGCGAGGGTACCGACCGCGCCGTCCAGATGATCAAGGACCTGACGGGCGAGGTCGAGATTGGCCGCACGGTTCTGGGCAAGGTGACGCGTATCATGAACTTTGGCGCGTTTGTCGAGATCGTGCCCGGCAAGGAAGGCTTGGTTCCGATCAATGAGCTGGCCGAGGAGCCGGTGGGCTCGGTCAATGACGTCGTGTCCGAAGGGGACGACATCATGGTGATGGTGGTTGAGGTCGATCACCTGGGCCGCATCAACCTGTCGCGGCGCGCGGTGCTGCAAGACCTGACACCCGCCGAGACGCTGGCCACGGCGCCGCCGCGGCCGGGACGCGATGGGCCGCGCGGCGGCGGTCGCCGCAACGGGCCGGGCGGACGCGGCGGCGGTCGTCCGCGCCGCCCCCAGCGCGGCGGTCGCAGGTTCGACTAG